A DNA window from Luteibaculum oceani contains the following coding sequences:
- a CDS encoding PBP1 and LysM peptidoglycan-binding domain-containing protein: MKNVLLTLIAVLCLAISSFGQAERITTINGKKYIIHTVEPGNTLYSISKTYAVDTYFIIQENQFLKEGLKVGQELKIPLARQSKSESKFAPELRGDYLIHEVQKKETLYSLSKKYGIEIKDVIDNNPQAAQGIKVGQQLKIPTNKSTAADKDHLKPAIDAIKAAAKPSKPTKIIHQVEQGETLYSLAKRYGVTMQAIIDANSGLIDGIKAGTSIIIPNKEADDDDESSLPQNDLNNQREEYPKSDKSSSYYENPVQPGFSGYKPGLNKSTGSFKVAILLPFLASEEGDQSDFSRNKIALEFYQGAVLALDSLERLGLNTQVLVYDTKKDAMHVKRLLENPALSDVNLFIGPMFRSPLEQVVEHAERIGAHVVCPVPQSNKVLFNHPNVSKIHVNVFTQASLLGKYTATQHSNAKVIVINKEGQDAKANRLAQNFKKTYFKFLPGGNIFGTDTLATLVTNGYEFPEMESFLDNTRPNIVFTPSSDPVLASGLLTHLKGYSKEYKIQVMGLEPWLGMDEIDTRNKNDLSLTVSSSHYINYEDRSTLQFIKGHRKKFKSDPGEFTHLGFDVTFYYLKGMLQNGTLFLEELNSDTNTTSTKFSMLRISNTSGFENKAAYILSYDNYKIKVLN; the protein is encoded by the coding sequence ATGAAAAACGTACTACTAACCCTCATTGCAGTTTTATGTTTGGCTATAAGCTCTTTTGGGCAGGCCGAGCGTATTACTACCATTAATGGTAAGAAATACATCATCCATACCGTAGAGCCAGGAAACACTTTGTATTCTATCTCTAAGACTTATGCGGTGGATACATACTTTATCATCCAGGAAAACCAATTTCTTAAAGAAGGATTAAAGGTTGGCCAGGAGCTTAAAATCCCCCTTGCTCGTCAGTCAAAAAGTGAATCCAAATTTGCACCTGAATTACGTGGAGATTACCTAATCCATGAGGTGCAAAAGAAGGAAACACTTTATTCGCTTTCTAAGAAATACGGGATTGAGATTAAGGATGTAATTGACAACAACCCTCAAGCTGCGCAAGGAATTAAAGTAGGGCAACAGTTGAAAATCCCTACGAACAAATCAACCGCGGCAGATAAAGATCATTTAAAGCCTGCAATTGATGCAATAAAAGCAGCTGCTAAACCTAGCAAGCCAACCAAAATTATCCACCAGGTGGAGCAAGGTGAAACACTTTATAGCCTTGCTAAGCGGTATGGTGTTACCATGCAGGCCATCATCGATGCAAATAGCGGATTAATTGATGGAATAAAGGCGGGAACCTCAATAATTATTCCCAATAAGGAAGCGGATGATGACGATGAAAGTTCATTGCCTCAAAACGATCTAAATAATCAAAGGGAAGAGTATCCCAAATCAGATAAAAGCTCAAGTTATTACGAAAACCCGGTACAGCCGGGTTTTTCGGGCTATAAACCTGGCCTAAATAAGTCTACAGGTTCCTTTAAAGTGGCCATATTACTTCCTTTTCTGGCAAGCGAAGAGGGAGATCAATCTGATTTTTCCAGAAACAAAATTGCGTTGGAGTTTTATCAAGGTGCGGTGTTAGCGCTAGATTCATTAGAAAGACTAGGGTTGAATACGCAGGTATTGGTATACGATACAAAAAAGGATGCCATGCATGTAAAGCGCTTATTGGAGAATCCAGCGCTGTCTGATGTAAATCTATTTATCGGACCTATGTTTCGTTCTCCTTTGGAGCAAGTTGTTGAACATGCTGAGCGAATAGGAGCTCACGTGGTTTGTCCTGTCCCTCAAAGTAATAAGGTCTTGTTCAATCACCCCAATGTGAGTAAAATCCATGTAAATGTATTTACACAAGCGAGTTTACTTGGAAAGTATACTGCAACCCAGCACTCCAATGCAAAGGTTATCGTGATTAATAAGGAAGGACAGGATGCCAAAGCCAATCGCTTAGCTCAAAATTTTAAGAAAACGTATTTTAAGTTTCTACCGGGTGGAAATATTTTTGGAACTGACACCCTAGCTACACTCGTAACCAATGGTTATGAGTTTCCAGAGATGGAATCATTCCTGGATAATACCCGTCCAAATATCGTTTTTACACCCTCATCTGATCCAGTTTTAGCCTCGGGATTACTTACCCACCTTAAAGGTTATTCTAAGGAGTATAAAATTCAGGTAATGGGATTAGAACCATGGCTGGGAATGGATGAAATAGACACGAGAAACAAAAATGATCTTTCGCTTACCGTAAGTTCTAGTCATTACATTAACTACGAGGATAGGTCTACATTACAATTTATTAAGGGGCATCGCAAAAAATTTAAATCCGACCCGGGAGAATTTACCCACTTGGGATTTGATGTTACTTTCTATTATCTAAAAGGGATGTTGCAAAATGGAACGCTTTTTTTAGAAGAACTTAATAGTGATACCAACACTACCTCTACCAAGTTTAGTATGCTTCGCATTTCTAATACTTCTGGGTTTGAAAACAAGGCAGCATACATTTTATCCTACGACAATTATAAAATTAAGGTCCTTAATTAA
- the hemF gene encoding oxygen-dependent coproporphyrinogen oxidase translates to MEFRDSIAEKFQQIQNNICRGLEDLDGKSKFQEDLWQRPGGGGGATRIIQGGKVLEKGGVNFSKVFGPIPDLIKKEFKTDAEEFFATGVSIVLHPNNPHVPIIHMNIRYFELPGTETYWFGGGIDLTPHYIVKDQAKQFHQTLKSVCDKFKPEAYQEYKTWADNYFFNPHRNETRGVGGIFFDQLKHTEQISKQDIEQFVLGVGNSFLNCYLPIANANKDLPFNEEEKQWQLLRRGRYVEFNLVYDRGTQFGLKTGGRIESILMSLPKLASWEYDFKPQKNSPEAQTLELLKKDIDWVA, encoded by the coding sequence ATGGAGTTTAGAGATTCGATTGCAGAGAAGTTTCAGCAAATACAAAATAACATCTGTAGGGGTCTAGAGGATCTAGATGGAAAATCTAAATTTCAGGAGGATCTTTGGCAGCGTCCAGGTGGTGGAGGTGGAGCTACCCGAATAATTCAGGGTGGTAAGGTTTTAGAAAAGGGTGGAGTAAACTTCTCTAAAGTTTTTGGTCCTATCCCCGATCTGATTAAAAAGGAATTTAAGACAGATGCTGAAGAGTTTTTCGCTACTGGGGTAAGTATTGTTCTTCACCCGAATAATCCGCACGTTCCTATCATTCACATGAATATTCGGTATTTCGAGTTACCGGGAACGGAGACCTATTGGTTTGGTGGAGGAATAGATCTAACTCCACATTATATAGTAAAAGACCAGGCCAAGCAGTTTCATCAAACCCTTAAATCGGTTTGCGATAAGTTTAAACCAGAAGCATATCAAGAATATAAAACCTGGGCTGATAATTATTTCTTTAATCCACACCGGAATGAAACCAGAGGAGTTGGGGGGATATTTTTTGACCAGCTAAAGCATACTGAGCAAATTTCTAAGCAAGATATAGAGCAATTTGTGTTAGGTGTTGGAAACAGCTTTTTAAACTGTTATTTACCGATTGCAAATGCCAATAAAGATTTGCCTTTTAACGAGGAAGAAAAACAATGGCAATTATTGCGAAGAGGTAGGTATGTGGAGTTTAATTTGGTTTACGATAGAGGAACTCAATTCGGTTTAAAAACAGGGGGGAGGATAGAATCTATATTGATGAGCTTGCCCAAACTTGCTTCGTGGGAGTACGACTTTAAACCCCAAAAAAATAGCCCCGAGGCACAAACCTTGGAGCTACTTAAAAAGGATATCGATTGGGTCGCTTAA
- a CDS encoding LolA family protein, with protein sequence MKYAVKTLLLLVSCISFITSTLAQESSDPKAKKILDELSGKTKGYATITASFNSTLENKQANMKVDQEGVIKLKGTKFNLVLDDYIILSDGESTWTVVESDNEVYIDDLSALTGGDINPSEIFTLWEKGFKYNYKGEETVNGKACHHINLYPKNPSEKNYHTIKLYVDKAAMEISKVVVMGKGGDIYTYQIKSFKPNEGLSDALFVFDKKKYPGISVVDNRF encoded by the coding sequence ATGAAATACGCAGTTAAGACATTGCTGCTCCTTGTAAGCTGTATAAGCTTTATTACAAGCACATTAGCCCAAGAGTCTAGCGACCCAAAGGCGAAAAAAATCCTAGATGAATTAAGTGGGAAAACCAAAGGTTACGCTACCATTACCGCCTCTTTTAATTCTACTTTGGAGAATAAGCAGGCCAATATGAAAGTGGACCAAGAAGGTGTGATAAAATTAAAAGGCACCAAGTTTAATCTGGTTTTAGACGATTACATCATCCTTTCCGATGGTGAAAGTACTTGGACAGTTGTAGAGTCGGATAACGAGGTTTATATCGACGATTTATCTGCACTAACAGGTGGTGACATTAACCCGAGTGAGATTTTCACCTTGTGGGAAAAAGGGTTTAAATACAACTACAAGGGAGAAGAGACCGTGAATGGAAAAGCTTGTCATCACATAAACTTATATCCCAAAAACCCATCTGAGAAGAATTATCACACCATCAAATTATATGTGGATAAGGCTGCAATGGAGATTTCAAAGGTTGTTGTAATGGGTAAGGGTGGAGATATTTACACCTATCAAATTAAATCCTTTAAGCCCAACGAGGGATTAAGTGATGCGCTTTTTGTATTTGACAAGAAAAAATATCCTGGAATTTCGGTAGTAGATAATCGCTTTTAG
- a CDS encoding FtsK/SpoIIIE family DNA translocase, giving the protein MARKKQAPKKRTRGGRQPVDKKKFSLTFFKDPKFKKVVGAFFVIASAILFLSFTSYLFSWQDDQSVVASKSFWELMNPEITVSNWLGKIGAWLSHHFIHQSFGIASFGFVLLLFVLGVKIGLGFSLTPLPKLVKNLIFNLIFLPFLLGFFFSANLPFLGGSIGYFLSEFFIGLLGSVGSALLLTLMAFAYVVYTFNPNLDVLFEKKAKLATGNASKMDETLQSESNTTSAQDEEDFYTKLTKAELVPDEGEEEDSKPAASTSNEDVDQAESEINLKYSDEQFEVIDTSNAEESPEDENSNLEESEDTELEIDEQSNNVEEELSNREVNKRLKDFGPYDPKLDLSSFKLPPIDLLEDHGSGHLTLEERMDKTTLEENKQKIITTLQNYKIGISKIKATIGPTVTLYEIVPEAGVRISKIKNLEDDIALSLAALGIRIIAPIPGKGTIGIEVPNTHPDMVAMKTLIKGEKFQHSKYDLPVALGKTISNETFIADLAKMPHLLMAGATGQGKSVGLNAILVSLMYKKHPAQIKFVLVDPKKVELNLFNKIERHYLAKLPDEEEAIITDTSKVVKTLNSLCVEMDHRYELLKDAQVRNIKEYNKKFINRKLNPEKGHKYLPYIVLVVDEFADLIMTAGKEVEMPIARLAQLARAIGIHLIIATQRPSVNIITGIIKANFPARIAFRVTSKVDSRTILDSGGAEQLIGRGDMLFSTGNDLVRLQCGFVDTPEVEEICEYVGEQRGYPSAFLLPEVADESDNGPSEILDGEQDELFEEAARVIVAHQQGSTSLLQRKLKLGYNRAGRIVDQLEAAGIVGPFEGSKARKVLIPDELSLEQFLSNQQQQN; this is encoded by the coding sequence ATGGCACGGAAAAAGCAAGCACCTAAAAAGAGAACCCGGGGAGGAAGACAACCGGTGGATAAGAAAAAATTTAGCCTAACCTTTTTTAAAGATCCCAAATTTAAAAAGGTAGTTGGAGCGTTTTTTGTTATCGCAAGCGCAATTTTATTCCTTTCCTTCACCTCCTACCTTTTTTCTTGGCAGGATGATCAATCGGTTGTCGCCTCGAAATCGTTCTGGGAATTGATGAACCCAGAAATTACCGTTAGCAATTGGCTAGGAAAAATTGGAGCTTGGTTATCACATCATTTTATCCACCAATCATTTGGAATTGCATCCTTTGGTTTTGTCCTATTGTTATTTGTTCTGGGAGTTAAAATCGGGCTTGGATTTAGTCTTACCCCCTTGCCAAAGCTGGTTAAAAACCTCATTTTCAACCTTATTTTCCTTCCTTTTTTACTTGGATTTTTCTTTAGTGCCAACCTTCCCTTTTTAGGTGGATCAATTGGTTATTTCCTAAGTGAATTTTTTATTGGGTTGCTTGGTAGTGTTGGCTCCGCCCTACTACTTACATTGATGGCATTTGCCTATGTGGTATATACCTTCAATCCCAATCTGGATGTATTGTTCGAAAAGAAAGCAAAATTGGCAACTGGGAATGCCTCGAAAATGGATGAAACCCTTCAATCCGAGTCAAATACTACTTCAGCTCAGGATGAGGAAGACTTCTACACCAAACTTACCAAAGCTGAATTGGTACCCGACGAAGGCGAAGAAGAAGATTCCAAACCTGCGGCAAGTACTTCAAATGAAGATGTAGACCAGGCTGAAAGTGAAATAAACCTTAAATACAGCGACGAACAATTTGAGGTTATAGATACTAGCAATGCTGAAGAAAGTCCCGAGGATGAAAATTCCAATTTGGAAGAAAGTGAGGATACCGAGCTAGAGATTGATGAGCAATCGAACAATGTTGAGGAAGAATTATCAAACAGAGAGGTAAATAAGCGCCTCAAAGATTTTGGTCCTTACGACCCCAAATTAGATTTATCTAGTTTTAAACTACCACCTATAGACCTGCTCGAAGACCATGGAAGTGGACACCTAACTCTGGAAGAGCGGATGGATAAAACCACTCTTGAAGAGAATAAGCAAAAGATTATCACCACCCTTCAAAATTATAAGATTGGAATTTCTAAAATAAAAGCCACCATTGGGCCTACGGTTACTTTATACGAAATAGTACCAGAAGCGGGAGTGAGAATTTCCAAGATTAAAAACCTAGAGGATGATATCGCCCTGAGCCTAGCAGCACTGGGAATTAGAATTATTGCCCCTATTCCAGGAAAAGGTACCATTGGTATTGAGGTTCCCAATACCCACCCGGATATGGTAGCCATGAAAACCTTAATTAAAGGGGAGAAATTTCAACACAGTAAATACGATCTGCCGGTAGCACTAGGTAAAACCATTAGCAACGAGACCTTTATTGCAGATTTGGCAAAAATGCCTCACCTTCTTATGGCTGGTGCAACGGGTCAGGGTAAATCTGTTGGATTAAATGCTATCCTGGTATCGCTGATGTACAAAAAGCATCCAGCCCAGATTAAATTTGTACTTGTTGACCCTAAGAAGGTAGAGCTTAACCTATTTAACAAGATAGAGCGCCATTACCTAGCGAAGCTACCCGATGAAGAAGAGGCGATTATCACCGACACTTCTAAGGTGGTAAAGACACTTAATTCACTTTGCGTGGAGATGGACCACCGTTATGAGCTATTAAAAGATGCTCAGGTTAGGAACATTAAAGAATACAACAAGAAGTTTATAAACAGAAAACTCAACCCAGAAAAAGGACATAAATACCTTCCTTACATTGTTTTAGTAGTAGATGAGTTTGCAGATTTAATTATGACTGCTGGTAAGGAAGTTGAAATGCCAATAGCTCGTTTAGCACAGTTAGCTAGAGCAATTGGAATTCACTTAATCATTGCGACTCAAAGACCATCGGTAAACATTATAACGGGTATTATTAAAGCGAATTTCCCGGCTCGTATTGCGTTTAGAGTTACCTCTAAAGTAGATTCTAGAACCATATTAGATTCAGGGGGTGCTGAGCAATTAATAGGACGGGGAGATATGCTTTTCTCCACTGGAAACGATCTAGTAAGGCTACAATGTGGATTTGTAGACACCCCAGAGGTAGAGGAAATTTGTGAATATGTTGGAGAACAGAGGGGATATCCAAGCGCTTTCCTTTTACCTGAGGTAGCGGACGAAAGTGACAATGGGCCTTCTGAAATTTTAGACGGAGAGCAAGACGAATTGTTCGAAGAAGCTGCAAGAGTTATAGTGGCGCATCAACAAGGGTCTACCTCCCTGCTGCAACGAAAATTAAAATTGGGATACAACCGAGCTGGGAGAATCGTAGATCAATTGGAGGCTGCGGGAATAGTTGGGCCATTTGAAGGATCGAAAGCCAGGAAGGTTTTAATTCCTGATGAACTATCTTTGGAACAGTTTTTGAGTAATCAACAACAACAAAATTAA
- a CDS encoding enoyl-CoA hydratase/isomerase family protein, protein MYNFIEIEIANRIAEIKLNRPEKRNALNQNLVIELTTAFKSLESDPSVKVIILSGNGPAFCAGADLSYLQDLQKNTFEENLADSKTLMNLFETMYNLKKVIIAKITGHAIAGGAGLATVCDLVYSVPEAMYGYTEVKIGFIPALVSVFLVRKIGEAKAKDLLLTGRLIPAEEAREMGIFNAVFSNHDIHDQVKKVASKLCTGASGASLFLTKQLIAKAQDTSNLNEALELAAKMNAEARATEDCQNGIAAFLNKEKILW, encoded by the coding sequence ATGTACAATTTCATAGAGATAGAAATAGCCAACAGAATTGCTGAAATTAAACTCAATAGGCCGGAAAAACGAAATGCTTTAAACCAAAATTTAGTAATTGAACTTACTACGGCTTTTAAATCTTTGGAATCGGATCCCTCGGTTAAGGTTATAATTCTGAGTGGTAACGGACCAGCATTTTGTGCAGGAGCTGATTTATCTTACCTCCAAGATTTACAGAAAAACACATTTGAAGAGAATTTAGCGGACTCGAAAACCCTTATGAATTTGTTCGAGACCATGTATAATTTAAAAAAGGTAATAATCGCCAAGATTACGGGGCATGCAATTGCGGGTGGCGCCGGATTAGCAACCGTTTGTGACTTGGTGTATTCGGTTCCAGAAGCGATGTATGGGTACACCGAAGTTAAAATAGGGTTCATACCTGCCCTTGTTTCCGTTTTTCTAGTTCGCAAAATCGGAGAGGCTAAAGCTAAAGACCTTTTGCTTACAGGGAGGCTAATCCCAGCAGAAGAGGCTCGTGAAATGGGAATATTCAATGCTGTATTCAGCAATCACGACATACATGATCAGGTTAAAAAGGTAGCGAGTAAACTATGTACTGGAGCTTCTGGTGCATCCTTATTTTTAACCAAACAACTTATCGCGAAGGCTCAGGATACGTCCAACTTGAACGAGGCATTAGAATTGGCAGCGAAAATGAATGCTGAGGCAAGGGCAACAGAAGATTGCCAGAATGGAATTGCAGCATTTTTAAATAAAGAAAAAATACTGTGGTAA
- the argS gene encoding arginine--tRNA ligase, whose amino-acid sequence MQQLSQLLEKEVLKAISDIFQVEENVKLSFQETRKEFDGEITLVTFPLTKPLKGKPEDIGEKIGTYLKENNALVQDFNVVKGFLNLVINDEYWLESLNDSISDNKFGNVKSENPKSVMVEFSSPNTNKPLHLGHLRNIFLGHAVSNILKANGHEVKKVQIINDRGIHICKSMLAWQLFGEGEAPGELKGDKLVGKYYVLFDKKYREQNEKLIAEWENKYPDDLPQSDKEKQLLFKLKTDGKESINEKDKELLKTLCDRNNKYLLGAQELLRKWESEDPKVRALWAKMNGWVYDGFEDTYKTMGVSFDKLYYESDTYLKGREVVLKGLKEGLFYQKEDGSIWIDLEGEGLDQKLLLRSDGTAVYMTQDIGTAIQRYEDVPELNQIVYTVGNEQDYHFQVLFKILEKMGYGWAKNCYHLSYGMVDLPSGKMKSREGTVVDADDLMKEMVDEAERIAQELGKVDAADKEAYQKLHNTVGLGALKYFLLKVDPKKRMLFDPKESIDFNGHTGPFIQYTYARIKSLLDKSELDFKEINTDIQLHATEKQCVVMLLKYPSIVKEAGENYNPALIANYIYDLVKSYNSFYQSQSILKEENKILSSFRLALSKKVSEVIAQAMNLLGIEVPERM is encoded by the coding sequence ATGCAACAACTTTCCCAACTCCTCGAAAAGGAGGTCTTAAAAGCCATAAGTGATATATTCCAAGTAGAGGAGAATGTAAAACTGTCTTTTCAAGAGACTAGGAAAGAGTTTGATGGTGAAATTACTTTAGTGACCTTTCCTTTAACCAAGCCCCTTAAAGGAAAACCCGAGGATATAGGTGAGAAAATTGGTACTTATCTTAAGGAGAATAACGCGTTAGTACAAGATTTTAATGTGGTTAAAGGTTTTCTAAATCTTGTAATTAACGATGAATACTGGTTGGAATCTTTAAATGATTCTATTTCGGATAACAAGTTTGGGAATGTAAAATCCGAAAACCCCAAATCGGTAATGGTGGAGTTTTCTTCCCCAAATACCAATAAACCACTGCACCTAGGACATTTAAGAAATATTTTTCTTGGTCATGCCGTATCCAATATCCTAAAGGCAAATGGACATGAGGTTAAAAAGGTGCAGATCATAAACGACAGAGGAATTCATATCTGCAAGTCTATGTTGGCTTGGCAGTTATTTGGAGAAGGTGAAGCACCTGGGGAGTTAAAAGGGGATAAGCTGGTAGGGAAGTACTACGTTTTATTCGATAAAAAGTACCGAGAGCAAAATGAAAAGCTAATTGCGGAATGGGAAAATAAGTACCCAGATGACCTTCCGCAATCCGATAAGGAAAAGCAGCTTTTGTTTAAGCTTAAAACAGACGGAAAAGAGTCAATTAACGAAAAGGATAAGGAGCTTTTAAAAACGCTTTGCGATAGAAATAATAAATATCTCTTAGGTGCCCAAGAATTGCTTAGAAAGTGGGAGAGCGAAGACCCAAAAGTAAGAGCGCTTTGGGCTAAAATGAATGGTTGGGTATACGACGGCTTTGAAGACACCTACAAAACCATGGGGGTAAGCTTCGATAAATTATATTACGAATCTGATACTTACCTAAAAGGCCGCGAAGTGGTGCTTAAAGGACTTAAAGAAGGGTTGTTCTACCAGAAGGAAGATGGTTCCATATGGATAGACCTCGAGGGTGAAGGACTGGATCAAAAACTGCTGCTTAGATCTGACGGAACTGCTGTTTATATGACTCAAGATATTGGAACAGCAATACAGCGCTATGAAGATGTTCCTGAGTTAAACCAGATTGTTTACACTGTTGGAAACGAGCAGGATTACCACTTTCAAGTTTTATTTAAGATCCTAGAGAAAATGGGCTATGGTTGGGCGAAAAACTGCTACCATTTATCTTATGGGATGGTTGATTTGCCTTCCGGAAAAATGAAATCTCGAGAGGGTACCGTTGTTGATGCCGACGACCTGATGAAGGAAATGGTAGATGAAGCCGAACGCATTGCTCAAGAACTAGGAAAGGTTGATGCTGCAGATAAAGAGGCTTACCAAAAGCTACACAATACAGTCGGCTTAGGGGCATTGAAATACTTTTTACTAAAAGTAGACCCGAAAAAGCGCATGCTTTTCGATCCAAAGGAGTCTATCGATTTTAATGGTCATACTGGGCCTTTTATCCAATATACTTACGCCAGAATTAAGTCCTTATTGGATAAATCCGAGCTCGACTTTAAAGAGATCAACACAGATATTCAGTTACATGCCACCGAAAAACAATGTGTGGTTATGTTGTTGAAATACCCAAGCATTGTTAAAGAGGCTGGAGAAAATTACAATCCAGCATTAATTGCAAATTATATTTACGACTTGGTTAAATCTTATAACAGTTTCTACCAAAGTCAAAGCATATTAAAAGAGGAAAATAAAATTCTTTCATCCTTTAGGCTTGCATTAAGTAAGAAGGTAAGTGAGGTGATAGCTCAGGCCATGAATTTATTGGGTATTGAGGTGCCAGAAAGAATGTAA
- the ffh gene encoding signal recognition particle protein, producing the protein MFESISDKLDRAFKVLKGHGQITEVNVAETLKEVRRALLDADVNFKVAKTFTDTVKEKALGQNVLTSVTPGQLLIKITKDELTKLMGGDATDINISGNPSVVLMSGLQGSGKTTFSGKLANFLKKKKGKKPLLVACDVYRPAAIDQLHVVGEQVGVEVYSNKEQKDPVKIAQEGIEFAKKQGLNMVIIDTAGRLAVDEKMMNEIAEIKNAINPQEVLFVVDSMTGQDAVNTAKAFNSRLNFDGVVLTKLDGDTRGGAALSIRKVVDKPIKFIGTGEKMDALDVFYPERMADRILGMGDVVSLVERAQEQYDAEKVRKLQKKIAKNQFNFEDFMDHIQQIKKMGSVKDLMGMIPGMGKAMKNMDIDDDAFKGVEAIIQSMTVQERVQPELINSSRKKRIASGSGTTIQEVNRLIKQFEETRKMMRMMSNKKNMMGMMNQFKGMRR; encoded by the coding sequence ATGTTCGAAAGTATAAGTGATAAGTTAGATAGGGCGTTTAAAGTTCTTAAAGGGCACGGTCAAATTACCGAGGTAAACGTTGCTGAGACCTTAAAGGAAGTGCGTAGAGCCCTGCTAGATGCCGATGTTAACTTTAAAGTTGCAAAGACCTTTACTGACACGGTAAAAGAAAAGGCGTTGGGGCAAAATGTACTTACTAGCGTTACGCCAGGTCAATTACTTATTAAAATTACCAAAGACGAGCTTACCAAATTAATGGGGGGCGACGCTACCGATATCAATATCAGTGGTAACCCTTCTGTAGTTTTAATGTCGGGTCTTCAGGGTTCGGGTAAAACTACATTTAGTGGTAAGCTTGCTAATTTTCTAAAAAAGAAAAAGGGTAAAAAGCCCCTTTTAGTTGCCTGTGATGTTTACCGTCCTGCAGCTATCGATCAGCTTCACGTTGTGGGTGAGCAGGTAGGTGTAGAGGTATACTCAAACAAGGAGCAAAAAGACCCAGTAAAAATTGCTCAAGAGGGAATAGAGTTTGCAAAGAAGCAAGGCTTAAATATGGTTATCATCGATACCGCTGGTCGTTTGGCCGTGGATGAAAAGATGATGAATGAGATTGCTGAAATCAAAAATGCAATCAATCCACAAGAGGTACTTTTTGTTGTGGATTCCATGACCGGGCAGGATGCTGTTAATACGGCAAAAGCCTTTAATAGCCGATTAAATTTCGATGGTGTAGTATTAACGAAATTAGATGGTGATACCCGTGGTGGAGCGGCTTTATCCATTCGTAAGGTGGTAGATAAACCCATCAAGTTTATCGGTACCGGAGAAAAAATGGACGCGCTGGATGTGTTTTATCCAGAACGTATGGCCGACCGTATTCTTGGAATGGGAGATGTGGTTTCGCTTGTAGAACGCGCCCAAGAGCAATACGACGCCGAAAAGGTTAGAAAACTCCAAAAGAAAATTGCCAAGAACCAATTCAATTTCGAAGATTTTATGGATCATATCCAGCAAATCAAGAAAATGGGGTCGGTTAAAGATCTTATGGGGATGATACCTGGAATGGGTAAGGCCATGAAAAATATGGATATAGACGATGACGCATTTAAAGGCGTTGAGGCTATTATCCAATCCATGACGGTACAAGAAAGGGTACAACCCGAGTTAATTAACTCAAGCCGTAAAAAGAGAATCGCATCCGGTAGTGGTACTACTATTCAGGAGGTAAATAGATTAATAAAGCAGTTCGAAGAAACTAGAAAAATGATGCGCATGATGTCTAATAAAAAGAACATGATGGGTATGATGAATCAGTTTAAAGGAATGCGCAGATAA